A single genomic interval of Arthrobacter globiformis harbors:
- a CDS encoding alpha/beta fold hydrolase translates to MSGRHTGEQHSHTVEGTDPQLYVGVHDPKNDAGLRPILLIHGFSASSKLNWEDTGWIPALLEAGRRVIAVDLPGHGRSGAPEDMDSYSPSRIRADLLQIAFDAGARPLRDGDPASGLDVIGYSLGSRLGWEFGATQPELVHRLVLGGPNMADPLAAFDLVAAQRYLADGTPIADASTARLLSMAQALPSNNIFALLSLVEAIKGEPYDPAEAVPHMPMLLVAGENDERATSMPQLAELAVKAGSAAEQLVLPGRTHTNAITSRAFKQAAIAFLGN, encoded by the coding sequence ATGAGCGGCAGACACACCGGTGAACAGCACTCCCACACGGTCGAGGGCACCGACCCGCAGCTATACGTCGGGGTGCACGACCCCAAGAACGACGCCGGACTCCGCCCCATCCTCCTCATCCACGGCTTCTCCGCGTCCAGCAAGCTGAACTGGGAGGACACCGGCTGGATCCCGGCTCTCCTGGAGGCCGGCCGCCGCGTCATCGCCGTCGATCTTCCCGGCCACGGCCGCAGCGGCGCGCCGGAGGACATGGACTCCTACTCGCCCAGCCGGATCAGGGCGGACCTGCTGCAGATCGCGTTCGACGCCGGCGCCCGGCCTTTGCGCGACGGTGACCCCGCCAGCGGGCTGGACGTGATCGGCTATTCCCTCGGTTCCCGGCTCGGCTGGGAGTTCGGCGCCACCCAGCCGGAGCTGGTCCACCGGCTGGTCCTGGGCGGCCCGAACATGGCCGACCCGCTGGCGGCCTTCGACCTCGTGGCCGCCCAGCGCTACCTGGCCGACGGCACGCCCATCGCGGACGCGTCCACGGCCAGGCTCCTCAGCATGGCGCAGGCGCTGCCGAGCAACAACATCTTCGCCCTGCTGTCCCTGGTGGAGGCCATCAAGGGTGAACCGTACGACCCGGCCGAGGCCGTGCCGCACATGCCCATGCTGCTGGTGGCCGGCGAAAACGATGAACGCGCCACGTCCATGCCGCAGCTTGCCGAACTGGCAGTGAAGGCCGGTTCCGCGGCCGAGCAGCTGGTGCTGCCCGGCCGCACGCACACCAACGCCATCACCAGCCGCGCCTTCAAGCAGGCGGCCATCGCGTTCCTCGGCAACTAG